The Deinococcus hopiensis KR-140 sequence GTGCGGCGAGGTTGAATTTGCTCGCCACCGCGTCTGGCCCCAGCCGGTTTTGCCACGAGGGGTTGAGTGCGAACATCCGCACCGCGCCGTGCGCCTTCACCAGCGTGTCCAGTTCTCGCTGCACCGAGCCCTCGATCACCGCAGGGAGGCGTCTTCCCAGCGCCGCGTCCACCTTCGCCAGCCGCTCGGGGGTGCGCGCGCCAATCACCTCGTCGCCGTTGAAGGCGATGAAGGGCACGTCGGGCCAGTCGGCGGCAGGCTCACGCAGCGCCTCATCGTCGTAGGGGCGGTAGACCAGCACCAGACCCTGCTTTTTCAGGCCCGCGATCAGCGCCTCGTCGGGCCCCGAGGGCAGGAAGTCGGGGTCTGTGGGCCAGCCCTGCCAGGTCTGTCCCCCGGCGGTGATGTTCTGTACGGGAATGGTGTAGCGCGCGGGCAGGCGGTCCGTGGCCCCAGGCTTGAGCGGGCGCAGGTAGATCCACTGCGGCTTGAACCCGGCTCCGGGATGCTCGGCGGCCAGGTCCGCGCCCCGGCGCTCGTAGATCTCGCCCCGCTGCACGAGGTTGCCGATCACGTCCTCGTACAGTGACACTCCGTTCACGCCCAGCGCCTTGTACTCGTCCAGCAACTGTTGCGGCGTCTTGCCCACCCGCTGCGCCTGCACGCCCATCGCCTGGTAGTCCATGACCAGCGAGACCGTTTTTTGCGCCTGCTCGAACTGCACGCGCTGCCACGCCAGCAGCAGCGCTGGAATCAGCGACAGCAGGATCACGCCCAGCAGGGGCCGCAAGAAGCGCGTGCGGGTGGGCGCGGGAACGGGCGGCGCGGAGGCGGGCAGGAGGGGGCCCGCCCGGTCTTGCAGGAGGGGTGGGCGGGTGGGGTTCGGCTCGGTCACGGAAGACATCCTAAGAGGCAGAGGAGAGGGGCGGGGGGAAGGAGGCCGGCAGGTGCCGCGCCCAGCGTGACGGCCTCCGGGCCCGGAAGTCGTCCCTCCAAAGGAGGAGGCGGGACGGGAGCCAAGGTCAGATCGTGGTGCGGATGCGTGCGGCGAGCATGTCGAGCGCGGGTTCGTTCATGCCGCCGTGGGGAATGATGACGTCCGCATAACGCTTGGTGGGCTCCACGAACGACAGGTGCATGGGCCGCACGTACTCGAGGTACTGGCCGATCACGCTCTCGGATGAGCGCCCGCGCTCCTGCGTGTCGCGCAGCAGGCGGCGGATAAAGCGCACGTCGGCGTCGGCGTCCACAAAGACCTTGAGGTGCATCCGGTCGCGCAGTTCGGCGTCGTACAGGGCAAAGAAACCTTCCAGCACCACCACGGGGGCGGGCAGCACAGTGGTGGTCACGGGTGAGCGGTTGTCCTGCGTGAAGTCGTACTCGGGCATGGCGATTGGCACGCCCGACAGCAGCGCGTCCAGATGCTCGCGCAGCAATTCCCAGTCGAAGGCCGCCGGGTGATCGTAGTTGGTCTTACGCCGCACCTCGGGCGCGATGTCGTCCTGGGCGCGGTAGTAGTTGTCCTGGCTCAGCACCGCCACGCCCCCCGGCCCAACCGTCTCGATCACCCGCCGCGTCACGGTGGTCTTGCCGCTGCCCGAGCCTCCCGCCACGCCGATGACGAAGGGGGAGGTCACGGGCGCCTCCAGGCGCGGCGGTCAGCGGTCAGCAGACCCCCCCAGTTCCCAAACACGCTGCTCACGCTCCCCGCCCCAGGTTGCCGATCAGGTCGATGCGCCGCTCGGCCATGCGCCGGGCGACCAGGTGCGGCGGCTTGCCCAGTTGCTCGGCCACGGCGGTGATGCGCGAGACGGTGGCGTAGACGCGCTCGGCGGCCTGCTCGGGGGTCAGTGAGGAGGCCGCCGCAATCAGTCCCGCCGCATTGATGGCGAAGTCGGGCATATACACGATGCCCGCTTCCTTGACGGCGGCCTCGCCGGTTCTCGAGAGGGGATGGTGCTCGCCCCCCGCGATCAGGCGGCACTGCAGCCGGGGCACCTGGGCCGAGCGGATGGAATGCCCGTACCCGCACGGCGCGAAGACGTCGCAGGGCACGTCGAAGAGGTCCTCGGTGCTCAGCACGCTCAGCCCGCCGAGTTCGTCGGCGAGGTCCTCGGCACGTTCGGAACGGGCGTCGGCCACCGTCAGGCGCGCGCCCTCACGGTGCAGGTGCTCGGCCAGGGTGCGCCCCACCGCGCCGACGCCCAGGATGGCGACGCGTACGCCGCGCAGACTCTCGCTGCCCAGGGCGAAGCGGGCCGCCGCCTTCATGCCCCGGTACACGCCGTAGCCGGTGACGCGGCTGGTGTCGGTGTTCACGCCCAGGGTGGCGGGCGTTTCCTGCGCCACAAAGGCGATGTCGCCCGGCGTTACGCCGATGTCTTCGGTGAGCACCACCCGGGGCGCGAGGGGCCGTACCTGCCGCCCCAGGGCGCGAAACAGCGCTTCGCGCGCGTGGGGATCGTCCACTCCCGCTTCGGGCATCAGCAGCACGCATGCGCCCCCACCGTAGTTCAGCCCGGCCAGCGCCGCCTTGAGGGTCAGGCTCTCGCTGAGGGCGAGCGCGCCGCGCAGAGCTTCCTCCTCCGGCAGCGGGCGCAGCCGCACACCGGCGATGGCGGGTCCCAGCACCGTCGAATGCACCGCCAGGGCCGCCTTGAGGCCGCTGGGGGCGTGGTGGAGCAGCGTGAGGGCCTCATGCCCGCGCGATTGCATCTCCTCGAATATCTGCATCTTCTCCCTGACTCCCTGACCTGGCTATGCCGGGGCGCGGCCTGCCTGCGTGAGGGGCGCGTCCGCACGGTAACTTCCTGAGCCTATCACCGCGCGGCCCGGCGCGCGCGAAATCGGCCCATACCGGCGCAGGCTCCTTTATGCTTGAAAGAAGCCTGTCAGGCCCGAGACGCCACTCTGGCGAAGATGGCACAATACCTGCACTTCGCGACGCAAAACGGCATCACCCCTGGCCTACACGTGGCCCGGGGCGCGCAAAGGGGGAAGTGATATGGAACAGATTGCTCCGCTCGCCAAGATCCTGGCAGAAGCAAACGGCCTCGAATGGCGGAACCTGCGCGGCACCGGCCCGGGCGGCACCATCGTCGAGCAAGACGTGATCGATCACCTCACGCGCATCATGAGCGGCGAGGAAGAGCCGCCGTCCACCCCCGTAGACGCCCCACCGCCCGAATGGACCGGCACCGAGCTGCCCCCCGGCGGCGGCCTGCTCGCGCCTGGTATGCCCTCCATGGACATGCTCAGCAGCGCGGGCGTGGATTCAGACCTGGCCGCGCTTGTCAGTCAGCCCGCGCCCGCCGCCACGACGCCCCCCGTGCCCCCCGCCGCGAGCGCTCCCGACGACGATCTGGAATTCGAGCTGGAAGACGAGCAGGAGCCGGCACCCGTTCAGCCGACGCCACCCGCCATGCCCTCCTTCTCGGCTCGCGTGGAGGAAGCGCCCGCCCAGCCCGCTCCGGTGCAGACGCCTGAAGTGGTGCCCGCCGTGCCGGACCTGCCCACGCCCGCTGCGCCGGTTATGCCGTCCCTCGGCGCGGCCCCCACACCGGCGGCTTCCGCCCCCACGCCGTCTCCGTCCGCACCCCCTGCAGGCGGCGCAAAGGCGGGCCTGGGCAGCTTGCTCTCGCGGTTGTACCAACCTGGCGCCGGCCAGCCGACACCGCCTCCCGCCCAGACCACGCCCTCCGTGCCGATGCCCAGCGCTCCGATGCCCAGCGCTCCTACGCCCAGCGTCCCGGCTCCCGCCGCTGCCGCGCAGAGCCCGGTCACGCCGCCCCTGCCCACGCCTATGCCGGAAGTGGCGGCGGCTGCACCCACCCTCCCTGACGCGCCCCGTGTGGTGGAGGCCGAGGAGGAAGCCATCCCGCTCGCTCCCGCTGCTGAGGCGGTGCCCGCAGCGGTGGAAGAGGTGCGTGCGCCCGAGGTGGCCCCGCCCGCGCCAGTTGCCGAACAGGCCCCCGCGCCTGCTTCCATGCCCGTTCCGGCTGCTCCCGTGCGTGACGCGGTGTGGTTCGGCACGTACCTGCGCCGTGACGCCAACGTCTCCGCCCTGTCGGACCTGCGCCGCCAACTCGTCAGTGCGCTCGGGCAGGACGTACCGCTCGGCCTGCTCGTGGCCCGCGCCGCCCAGCGTCACGCCGACGGTCTGGGCCTGAGCGCGGTGGCTGTGCAGGACCTGAACGCCTCGGTGGCCCGTCCCGTGGAGGGCGGCACGCTGCGCGGAGCACTCTCGTCCTTCACAGGAGAGCAGGAAGGCACTGCAGACCTGCTGGTCATCGACGCGGGCACGCTCGACCTCGACGACCTGCACCTGCCCCATACGGTCACCCTCAGCGTGGGCCGCGTGCAGAACGGCCTCGCTGCCCTGACACTCAACGGTAACGTGGACGCCGCCCAGGGCGCACGCTTCCTGGCAAATGTGGCCGCGACGCTGGAAGAGCCGATCATCCTGGTGCTGTAAGGGCGGTTGGGTTCAGCAACACCAGCAGGAAGCCCCCGCCTAGGCGGGGGCTTCCTGCCTTTGTCTTTTGCTGACTGCGAAGCTCGATTTTGGCCATCGGGAGGGGCAACAGCGTGCTGTTGCCCCTGGCAGACTTGAGCAGGTCAGCTCTGCCGCAGGGGTTCACCCGCAGTGTTGATGCCTTTGCGCCGGCGTTCTCTCGCAGAACCTGGCCGCAGGTCCAACGGCTGATCATCGGCACCCTCCTGGCACCCGGGAGGCGAGCAGTGGCGGCCTTGAACGTCTTGGGTTTGGCCGATGATTCCAGATTCGGCACCTGCCACCGCGTGCTGAACCAGGCACGCTGGTTCAGCCTCCACCCCAGTCGCGTCTTGCTGGGCCTGTGGGTCACCGCCTTTGTTCCCACTG is a genomic window containing:
- a CDS encoding E3 binding domain-containing protein codes for the protein MEQIAPLAKILAEANGLEWRNLRGTGPGGTIVEQDVIDHLTRIMSGEEEPPSTPVDAPPPEWTGTELPPGGGLLAPGMPSMDMLSSAGVDSDLAALVSQPAPAATTPPVPPAASAPDDDLEFELEDEQEPAPVQPTPPAMPSFSARVEEAPAQPAPVQTPEVVPAVPDLPTPAAPVMPSLGAAPTPAASAPTPSPSAPPAGGAKAGLGSLLSRLYQPGAGQPTPPPAQTTPSVPMPSAPMPSAPTPSVPAPAAAAQSPVTPPLPTPMPEVAAAAPTLPDAPRVVEAEEEAIPLAPAAEAVPAAVEEVRAPEVAPPAPVAEQAPAPASMPVPAAPVRDAVWFGTYLRRDANVSALSDLRRQLVSALGQDVPLGLLVARAAQRHADGLGLSAVAVQDLNASVARPVEGGTLRGALSSFTGEQEGTADLLVIDAGTLDLDDLHLPHTVTLSVGRVQNGLAALTLNGNVDAAQGARFLANVAATLEEPIILVL
- a CDS encoding Glu/Leu/Phe/Val dehydrogenase family protein, translating into MQIFEEMQSRGHEALTLLHHAPSGLKAALAVHSTVLGPAIAGVRLRPLPEEEALRGALALSESLTLKAALAGLNYGGGACVLLMPEAGVDDPHAREALFRALGRQVRPLAPRVVLTEDIGVTPGDIAFVAQETPATLGVNTDTSRVTGYGVYRGMKAAARFALGSESLRGVRVAILGVGAVGRTLAEHLHREGARLTVADARSERAEDLADELGGLSVLSTEDLFDVPCDVFAPCGYGHSIRSAQVPRLQCRLIAGGEHHPLSRTGEAAVKEAGIVYMPDFAINAAGLIAAASSLTPEQAAERVYATVSRITAVAEQLGKPPHLVARRMAERRIDLIGNLGRGA
- the udk gene encoding uridine kinase, with protein sequence MTSPFVIGVAGGSGSGKTTVTRRVIETVGPGGVAVLSQDNYYRAQDDIAPEVRRKTNYDHPAAFDWELLREHLDALLSGVPIAMPEYDFTQDNRSPVTTTVLPAPVVVLEGFFALYDAELRDRMHLKVFVDADADVRFIRRLLRDTQERGRSSESVIGQYLEYVRPMHLSFVEPTKRYADVIIPHGGMNEPALDMLAARIRTTI